One genomic segment of Dysosmobacter sp. Marseille-Q4140 includes these proteins:
- a CDS encoding cation transporter, producing MITLLARLLIKHQGDEGAVRRAYGVLCGAVGICLNVLLFAGKFFAGLLSGSIAITADAFNNLSDAGSSFVTLLGFQLAGQKADAGHPFGHGRIEYLSGLVVSVLILLMGVELGKSSLDKILHPEAVEFSPLVVAILCASIAVKLYMFFYNRRLGKKLGSTAMEATALDSLSDSAATSTVLLATLVGHFTGLKIDGWCGLLVAAFILWSGISAAKETLDPLLGAPPTAELVERIRDLVLAHKTIIGIHDLIVHDYGPGRMMISLHAEVSASGDVLELHDEIDNVENELREKLGCEAVIHMDPIVTDDGLTQETRQRVAALVHCIDDAISIHDFRMVKGPTHTNVIFDAVVPFGFRLSDEDVAKKIRTAVRALDGNYYAVVKVERSYT from the coding sequence GTGATCACACTGCTGGCACGGCTGCTGATCAAACATCAGGGGGATGAGGGCGCGGTCCGCCGGGCCTATGGCGTCCTCTGCGGCGCGGTGGGCATCTGCCTGAACGTGCTGCTGTTCGCAGGGAAGTTTTTCGCCGGACTGCTGTCCGGGTCCATCGCCATCACGGCGGACGCCTTCAACAACCTCTCCGACGCCGGGTCCTCTTTTGTGACCCTGCTGGGCTTCCAGCTGGCGGGGCAGAAGGCCGACGCCGGGCACCCCTTCGGCCACGGGCGGATCGAGTACCTGTCGGGCCTGGTGGTGTCGGTGCTGATCTTGCTGATGGGCGTGGAGTTGGGCAAGTCCTCCCTGGACAAGATCCTCCACCCGGAGGCGGTGGAGTTCAGCCCCCTGGTGGTGGCCATCCTCTGCGCCTCCATCGCCGTGAAGCTGTACATGTTCTTCTATAACCGGCGCCTGGGGAAGAAGCTGGGCTCCACCGCCATGGAGGCCACGGCCCTGGACTCCCTCAGCGACAGCGCGGCCACTTCCACGGTGCTGCTGGCCACCCTGGTGGGCCACTTCACCGGGCTCAAGATCGACGGCTGGTGCGGACTGCTGGTGGCGGCCTTCATCCTCTGGTCCGGCATCAGCGCCGCCAAGGAGACCCTGGACCCCCTGCTGGGTGCGCCGCCCACGGCGGAGCTGGTGGAGCGGATCCGGGATCTGGTCCTGGCCCACAAGACCATCATCGGCATCCACGACCTGATCGTCCACGACTACGGCCCCGGCCGCATGATGATCTCCCTCCACGCGGAGGTCTCCGCCTCCGGGGACGTGCTGGAGCTCCACGACGAGATCGACAACGTGGAAAACGAGCTGCGGGAGAAGCTGGGCTGCGAGGCGGTGATCCACATGGACCCCATCGTCACCGACGACGGGCTCACCCAGGAGACCCGCCAGCGGGTGGCCGCCCTGGTCCACTGCATCGACGACGCCATCTCCATCCACGACTTCCGGATGGTGAAGGGCCCCACCCACACCAACGTGATCTTCGACGCGGTGGTGCCCTTCGGCTTCCGCCTCAGCGACGAGGACGTGGCAAAGAAGATCCGCACCGCCGTCCGGGCGCTGGACGGCAACTACTACGCCGTGGTGAAGGTGGAGCGGTCCTATACATAA
- a CDS encoding DUF3795 domain-containing protein, translated as MELGFCGRDCGVCDVREAYGCAGCRESGGVPPHGPCPVAACCRERDLEKCGDCQALDCAFLPEREGGPRAASRLAPLRREGLGGADRAAELGAGLRRLFWIWLGGDAAVYLAAGIASVLLAHGCTWVLGLIPGALELAVCLAMGRTLSRLGEAYRTVPPFLTAYGAVRAVSGAVSSLPVLAALTLLQGGLELVWIFRLYRANGALLERIGDRRAVLWRCLARWAVAVGAVICLMSVPVPYVEVWQTLQLWSWVDSLPTAVFVLAYALAMVLLAVKLCAAVLWVVRWVQLWRTAETFRRLGTEP; from the coding sequence ATGGAACTGGGGTTCTGCGGAAGGGACTGCGGCGTCTGCGACGTCCGGGAGGCGTACGGCTGCGCCGGGTGCCGCGAGAGCGGAGGGGTCCCGCCCCACGGCCCCTGTCCCGTGGCGGCCTGCTGCCGGGAACGGGATCTGGAGAAGTGCGGAGACTGTCAGGCGCTGGACTGCGCATTTCTGCCGGAGCGGGAAGGCGGGCCGCGCGCTGCGTCCCGTTTGGCGCCGCTGCGGCGGGAGGGCCTGGGCGGCGCGGACCGGGCGGCGGAGCTGGGCGCGGGACTGCGGCGCCTGTTTTGGATCTGGCTGGGGGGAGATGCGGCCGTCTATCTGGCGGCCGGGATAGCGTCGGTCCTGCTGGCGCACGGCTGTACCTGGGTCCTGGGGCTGATCCCCGGGGCCCTGGAGCTGGCGGTGTGCCTGGCCATGGGCCGGACCCTGAGCCGGCTGGGAGAGGCATATCGTACAGTGCCGCCGTTTCTGACGGCCTACGGTGCGGTGCGGGCGGTGAGCGGCGCCGTGTCCTCCCTGCCGGTGCTGGCGGCGCTGACCCTCCTCCAGGGAGGTCTGGAATTGGTGTGGATCTTCCGGCTGTATCGGGCCAACGGGGCCCTGCTGGAGCGGATCGGGGACCGGCGGGCCGTCCTCTGGCGGTGCCTGGCCCGGTGGGCCGTGGCGGTGGGAGCGGTGATATGTCTGATGTCCGTGCCAGTGCCCTACGTGGAAGTTTGGCAAACGCTGCAACTTTGGTCGTGGGTGGACAGCCTGCCCACTGCGGTATTCGTGCTGGCATATGCGCTGGCGATGGTGCTTCTGGCGGTGAAGCTATGCGCCGCGGTGCTGTGGGTGGTCCGCTGGGTCCAGCTGTGGCGGACGGCGGAGACCTTCCGGCGGCTGGGCACAGAGCCCTGA
- a CDS encoding ATP-binding cassette domain-containing protein: protein MSLSVDIEKRMGDFHLEVRFEAEGETLALLGASGCGKSVTLKCVAGILTPDRGRITLDGVPLFDSAAHIDLPPQKRRVGYLFQQYALFPNMTVRQNIAAAVRDRRQRASVAADKLRQFQLEAVADLRPGQLSGGQQQRCALARILASEPGAILLDEPFSALDSYLKHQLELELWETLSAFPGPVIWVSHDRGEVLRNCPRVCVMDHGRSQAVRPMADLMARPGTEAAARLSGCENFADALPRDGGVYVSAWGVTLACESPVPEQVRRAGIRARSFHPAQAGAVNALSCRVVRVVEDVNALTVLLRPEAAAADVLPIRMEADRETWTARAGETVTVAVDPGGILPLEQQ, encoded by the coding sequence ATGAGTCTGTCTGTGGACATCGAAAAGCGCATGGGGGACTTCCATCTGGAGGTCCGGTTTGAGGCGGAGGGGGAGACCCTGGCCCTGCTGGGGGCCTCCGGCTGCGGCAAGAGCGTGACGCTCAAGTGCGTGGCGGGCATCCTGACCCCGGACCGGGGCCGGATCACCCTGGACGGCGTGCCCCTCTTCGACAGCGCCGCCCACATCGACCTGCCGCCCCAAAAGCGGCGGGTGGGCTATCTCTTTCAGCAGTACGCCCTGTTCCCCAACATGACCGTCCGGCAGAACATCGCCGCGGCGGTCCGGGACCGGAGGCAGCGGGCCTCCGTGGCCGCGGACAAGCTCCGCCAGTTCCAGCTGGAGGCGGTGGCGGACCTGCGGCCGGGCCAGCTCTCCGGCGGGCAGCAGCAGCGCTGCGCCCTGGCCCGGATCCTGGCCTCGGAGCCGGGAGCCATCTTGCTGGACGAGCCCTTCTCCGCCCTGGACAGCTACCTCAAGCACCAGCTGGAGCTGGAGCTGTGGGAGACCCTGTCGGCCTTTCCCGGCCCGGTGATCTGGGTATCCCACGACCGGGGGGAGGTGCTGCGCAACTGCCCCCGGGTCTGCGTCATGGACCATGGCCGGTCCCAGGCCGTGCGGCCCATGGCCGACCTGATGGCCCGGCCCGGCACGGAGGCGGCGGCGCGCCTGTCCGGCTGCGAGAACTTTGCGGATGCCCTCCCCCGGGACGGCGGGGTGTACGTGTCGGCGTGGGGCGTGACCCTGGCCTGTGAGAGCCCGGTGCCGGAGCAGGTGCGCCGGGCGGGCATCCGGGCCCGGAGTTTTCATCCGGCCCAGGCCGGAGCGGTGAACGCCCTTTCCTGCCGGGTGGTCCGGGTGGTGGAGGATGTGAACGCCCTTACCGTGCTGCTGCGGCCGGAGGCCGCGGCGGCGGACGTGCTCCCCATCCGCATGGAGGCGGACCGGGAAACCTGGACAGCCCGGGCCGGCGAGACGGTCACCGTGGCCGTGGACCCCGGCGGCATCCTGCCCCTGGAACAGCAGTGA
- the modB gene encoding molybdate ABC transporter permease subunit: MDWFPLYNSLRIAAISTVVVFFLGIWAAYYIARLPRLVKGVLDVVLTLPLVLPPTVVGWLLLMLLGPKRPLGAWVLETFDVKLVMTWWSAIFATVVVAFPLMYRTARGAFESFDKNLADAGRTLGRSNTWVFWRVQMPVCRQGILAGTVLAFARALGEYGATSMIAGYTPGRTATISTTVYQLWRTNDNAGAAMWVLVNIAISAVFLLAVNLLETRQKAEKGGRRG, encoded by the coding sequence ATGGACTGGTTTCCCCTTTACAACTCACTGCGCATCGCCGCCATTTCCACAGTGGTCGTGTTCTTTCTCGGCATCTGGGCGGCATACTACATCGCCAGGCTCCCCCGGCTGGTGAAGGGCGTGCTGGACGTGGTGCTGACGCTGCCCCTGGTCCTGCCGCCCACGGTGGTGGGGTGGCTCCTGCTGATGCTGCTGGGTCCCAAGCGGCCTTTGGGGGCCTGGGTGCTGGAGACCTTCGATGTGAAGCTGGTCATGACCTGGTGGTCCGCCATCTTCGCAACCGTCGTGGTGGCCTTCCCCCTGATGTACCGCACCGCCCGGGGCGCCTTCGAGAGCTTCGACAAAAATCTGGCCGACGCGGGGCGGACGTTGGGCCGGTCCAACACGTGGGTATTCTGGCGGGTGCAGATGCCGGTGTGCCGGCAGGGCATCCTGGCCGGGACCGTGCTGGCCTTCGCCCGGGCCCTGGGCGAGTACGGCGCCACCTCCATGATCGCGGGCTACACCCCCGGCCGCACCGCCACCATCTCCACCACCGTCTACCAGCTCTGGCGCACCAACGACAACGCCGGGGCCGCCATGTGGGTGCTGGTGAACATCGCCATCTCCGCCGTGTTTCTGCTGGCGGTGAACCTGCTGGAGACCCGGCAGAAGGCGGAAAAAGGAGGGCGGCGCGGATGA
- the modA gene encoding molybdate ABC transporter substrate-binding protein: protein MKKALSLLLALTMALALTACGGTETADTQEAGTETEDTAEVVELYVFAAASLTESLDQIIEQYKEVAPGVTIVPTYDSSGTLKTQIQEGADCDVFLSAAPKQMNQLDAEGGEENTEGLDFVDSATRLDLLENKVALAVPEGNPAGIETFDQLAELLKSGGVALAIGNSDVPVGQYTQKIFAYYGLDEAAIAGCLTYGSNVKEVTTQVSEGAVDCGIIYATDAFSAGLATVDGATAEMCGQVIYPAAVLKTSQHPDEAKAFLDYLSSADASAVFESVGFTPLG, encoded by the coding sequence ATGAAAAAAGCACTGTCTTTGCTGCTGGCCCTGACCATGGCCCTGGCCCTGACCGCCTGCGGCGGTACGGAGACCGCGGATACCCAGGAGGCCGGCACCGAAACCGAGGACACCGCCGAGGTGGTGGAGCTGTACGTCTTTGCCGCCGCCTCCCTGACCGAGTCCCTGGACCAGATCATCGAGCAGTACAAGGAAGTGGCGCCGGGTGTCACCATCGTGCCCACCTACGACTCCTCCGGAACCCTCAAGACCCAGATCCAGGAGGGCGCCGACTGCGACGTCTTCCTCTCCGCGGCCCCCAAGCAGATGAACCAGCTGGACGCCGAAGGCGGCGAGGAAAACACCGAGGGCCTGGACTTTGTGGACAGCGCCACCCGGCTGGACCTGCTGGAGAACAAGGTGGCCCTGGCGGTGCCGGAGGGCAACCCCGCCGGGATCGAGACCTTTGACCAGCTGGCGGAGCTGCTCAAGAGCGGCGGCGTGGCCCTGGCCATCGGCAACAGCGACGTGCCTGTGGGCCAGTACACCCAGAAGATCTTCGCCTACTACGGGCTGGACGAGGCCGCCATCGCCGGATGTCTGACCTACGGCTCCAACGTCAAGGAGGTCACCACCCAGGTCAGCGAGGGGGCTGTGGACTGCGGCATCATCTACGCCACCGACGCCTTCTCCGCGGGCCTTGCCACCGTGGACGGCGCCACCGCCGAGATGTGCGGCCAGGTGATCTACCCGGCGGCGGTGCTGAAAACCAGCCAGCACCCCGACGAGGCCAAGGCCTTCCTGGACTATCTTAGTTCTGCCGACGCCTCCGCCGTCTTTGAGAGCGTGGGCTTTACCCCGCTGGGCTAA
- a CDS encoding molybdopterin-binding protein: protein MKLIKTEEAVGHVLCHDLTQIIKDQYKDARFRKGHVVTEADIPVLLSMGKEHLYVWEMTPGMLHENGAAERLYALCANTNMDRSEVKEGKIELKAACDGLFRVNSERLIAVNTVEDIMIATRKGGTAVRKGDKLAGMRVIPLIIPEEKLQAAEQAAGDAPLLELRPWVRKTAAIVATGSEVKKGLIQDTFTPVVKDKLAAYGIETISVAYSGDGVENVASAVTEARSTGADVILCTGGMSVDPDDNTPGGIKQSGAQIVTYGAPVLPGAMFLLGYYDDGTPVMGLPGCVMYAGATIFDLVLPFVAADVPVTRQQVVALGEGGLCLGCKPCHWPDCPFGK from the coding sequence ATGAAGCTGATCAAAACCGAGGAGGCCGTGGGCCATGTGCTGTGCCACGACCTGACCCAGATTATCAAGGACCAGTACAAGGACGCCCGGTTCCGCAAGGGCCATGTGGTGACGGAGGCGGACATCCCCGTCCTGCTCTCCATGGGCAAGGAGCACCTGTACGTCTGGGAGATGACGCCGGGGATGCTCCACGAGAACGGCGCCGCCGAGCGGCTGTACGCCCTGTGCGCCAATACCAATATGGACCGCAGCGAGGTCAAGGAGGGCAAGATCGAGCTGAAGGCCGCCTGCGACGGCCTCTTCCGGGTGAACTCCGAAAGGCTGATCGCCGTCAACACCGTGGAGGACATCATGATCGCCACCCGGAAGGGCGGCACCGCCGTCCGCAAGGGCGACAAGCTGGCGGGGATGCGGGTCATCCCCCTCATCATCCCGGAGGAGAAATTACAGGCGGCGGAACAGGCCGCCGGGGACGCCCCCCTGCTGGAGCTACGGCCCTGGGTGCGGAAAACCGCCGCCATCGTGGCCACCGGCAGCGAGGTGAAAAAGGGCCTCATCCAGGACACCTTCACCCCGGTGGTGAAGGACAAGCTGGCCGCCTACGGCATCGAGACGATCTCTGTGGCCTACTCCGGCGACGGGGTGGAGAACGTGGCAAGCGCCGTCACCGAGGCCCGCTCCACCGGCGCCGACGTGATCCTCTGCACCGGCGGCATGAGCGTGGACCCGGACGACAATACCCCCGGCGGCATCAAGCAGAGCGGGGCGCAGATCGTCACCTACGGCGCCCCGGTGCTGCCCGGCGCCATGTTTTTGCTGGGCTACTACGACGACGGCACCCCGGTGATGGGCCTGCCCGGCTGCGTCATGTACGCGGGCGCCACCATCTTCGACCTGGTGCTGCCCTTCGTGGCGGCGGACGTGCCGGTGACGCGGCAGCAGGTCGTGGCCCTGGGCGAGGGCGGGCTGTGCCTGGGGTGCAAGCCCTGCCACTGGCCGGACTGCCCCTTCGGAAAATAA
- a CDS encoding MOSC domain-containing protein — MATVVSVNISEKKGTVKHPVPEIQLKLRHGIVGDAHAGDWHRQISLLAEESVDTMRAACPIPLNEGVFAENINTRGIDLKHLPVGTRLRIGETEVEVTQIGKECHSDCAIKKAVGKCVMPTEGIFAIVVKEGTVRPGDEIEILEAKA, encoded by the coding sequence TTGGCCACGGTGGTTTCCGTCAACATCAGTGAGAAAAAAGGGACCGTCAAGCACCCGGTCCCGGAGATTCAATTAAAGCTGCGCCACGGCATCGTGGGCGATGCCCACGCCGGAGACTGGCACCGGCAGATCTCCCTCCTGGCGGAGGAGAGCGTGGACACCATGCGCGCCGCCTGCCCCATCCCCCTCAATGAGGGCGTGTTCGCCGAGAACATCAACACCCGGGGCATCGACCTCAAGCACCTGCCTGTGGGCACCCGCCTGCGCATCGGTGAGACCGAGGTGGAGGTGACCCAGATCGGCAAGGAGTGCCACAGCGACTGCGCCATCAAAAAGGCCGTGGGCAAGTGCGTCATGCCTACGGAGGGTATCTTCGCGATCGTGGTGAAAGAGGGCACCGTCCGCCCCGGAGATGAAATCGAGATTCTGGAGGCGAAGGCATGA
- the moaC gene encoding cyclic pyranopterin monophosphate synthase MoaC — MGELTHFNEQGRAKMVDVTDKAVTHRTAVAAGEIHMAPETLEKIKAGTMKKGDVLAVAQVAGIQAAKHNWELIPMCHPLPLTGIDITFALSDEPAMVEIRAAVTCTGVTGVEMEALTAVSVAALTIYDMCKAVQKDMRITNIRLLEKSGGKSGDYRIKE, encoded by the coding sequence ATGGGAGAACTGACCCATTTCAACGAGCAGGGCCGGGCGAAGATGGTGGACGTGACGGACAAGGCCGTCACCCACCGCACCGCCGTGGCCGCCGGGGAGATCCACATGGCCCCGGAGACTCTGGAGAAGATCAAAGCCGGCACCATGAAGAAGGGCGACGTACTGGCGGTGGCCCAGGTGGCGGGCATCCAGGCGGCCAAGCACAACTGGGAGCTGATCCCCATGTGCCATCCCCTGCCTCTGACCGGCATCGACATCACCTTCGCCCTCTCCGACGAGCCTGCCATGGTGGAGATCCGGGCGGCGGTCACCTGCACCGGCGTCACCGGCGTGGAGATGGAGGCGCTGACCGCCGTGTCCGTGGCGGCCCTCACCATCTACGACATGTGCAAGGCCGTCCAGAAGGACATGCGCATCACCAACATCCGCCTGCTGGAAAAGTCCGGCGGCAAAAGCGGAGATTACAGAATAAAGGAGTGA
- the moaA gene encoding GTP 3',8-cyclase MoaA has protein sequence MTDGCGRTIDYLRLSVTDRCNYRCRYCMPEEGVCKREHREMLTLEALAEVAAACVGCGVRKIRLTGGEPLVRRGIVELCRQLRAIPDLRELCLTTNGSLLPDLAAPLRAAGVDRLNISLDTLRTERFAQMTRLGQLSDVLEGIRAAEDAGFRDLKFDTVLIGGFNDDEIADFAALTRDHPWEMRFIELMPMGPCADWDRACFLSADTVLERLPELEQIESSGVARRYRLPGAAGTIGLISPVSHDFCADCRRIRVTADGKLKGCLHSREEIDLRGLHGWQLQNAIRQGITQKPQRHHLAERKSDTPRNMNQIGG, from the coding sequence ATGACCGACGGCTGCGGACGGACCATCGACTACCTGCGCCTGTCCGTCACGGACCGGTGCAACTACCGCTGCCGGTACTGCATGCCGGAGGAGGGCGTGTGCAAACGGGAGCACCGGGAGATGCTGACCCTGGAGGCGCTGGCGGAGGTGGCGGCGGCCTGTGTGGGCTGCGGTGTGCGGAAGATCCGCCTGACCGGCGGCGAACCGCTGGTGCGGCGTGGCATCGTGGAATTGTGCCGCCAGCTGCGGGCCATCCCGGACCTCCGGGAGCTGTGCCTCACCACCAACGGAAGCCTCCTGCCGGACCTGGCCGCCCCGCTGCGGGCGGCGGGAGTGGACCGGCTGAACATCAGCCTGGACACCCTGCGGACGGAGCGATTTGCCCAAATGACCCGGCTGGGGCAGCTGTCCGACGTGCTGGAGGGCATCCGGGCGGCGGAGGACGCCGGATTCCGGGACCTGAAATTCGACACCGTCCTCATCGGCGGCTTCAACGACGACGAGATCGCCGATTTCGCCGCCCTGACCCGGGACCACCCCTGGGAGATGCGGTTCATCGAGCTGATGCCCATGGGCCCCTGCGCGGACTGGGACAGGGCTTGCTTTCTAAGCGCGGACACGGTGCTGGAGCGCCTGCCGGAGCTGGAGCAGATTGAGAGCAGCGGCGTGGCCCGGCGGTATCGGCTGCCGGGGGCGGCGGGTACCATCGGCCTGATCTCCCCGGTGAGCCACGACTTCTGCGCCGACTGCCGCCGCATCCGGGTGACGGCGGACGGTAAGCTGAAGGGCTGCCTTCACAGCCGGGAGGAGATCGACCTGAGGGGTCTCCACGGCTGGCAGCTGCAAAATGCTATCCGGCAGGGCATCACCCAGAAGCCCCAGCGTCACCATCTGGCAGAGCGGAAGAGCGACACCCCCCGGAACATGAACCAAATCGGAGGCTGA
- a CDS encoding site-specific integrase codes for MAKKKTEVPQYGTVMRKGIPYYRTRILDADGKQVSLYAATCEELYEKQLEARREVEEIIFRRQHPTVAEYCEKWLLMQSAKVSTATLKGYTTDMKNYIIKPLGEMYMEEVTADDIRLALVPLSNKSEGLYSTVNMLLKCIFYSAERSQILEYNPCVGISGKGGKPAKKKDALTDQQVEVLLDTVRGLPPYLFIMLGLYSGLRREEILALQWDCVFLDESTPYISVRRAWRTEHNRPVVSTVLKTKAAKRDIPIPKCLVDCLREAKAVSRSDYVIADSEGQPLAASQFQRVWQYVVVRSTKPRNYYKYVNGQSIKYTVEPTLGMTQKNNPNIQYTLDFDVTPHLLRHTYITNLLYAGVDPKTVQYLAGHENSKTTMDIYAKVKYNKPEELFEVVNSAL; via the coding sequence ATGGCTAAGAAAAAAACGGAGGTTCCGCAGTACGGAACTGTTATGAGAAAAGGAATCCCATATTACAGAACCCGGATTCTGGATGCGGATGGCAAGCAGGTGAGCTTGTATGCTGCCACCTGCGAGGAATTGTATGAAAAGCAATTAGAGGCGCGGCGCGAGGTAGAGGAGATTATCTTTCGCCGGCAGCATCCGACGGTGGCTGAGTATTGCGAGAAGTGGCTACTGATGCAATCAGCAAAGGTATCTACGGCTACATTGAAGGGATATACCACCGACATGAAGAATTACATCATCAAACCTTTGGGAGAGATGTATATGGAGGAAGTGACGGCTGATGATATTCGACTGGCACTTGTGCCGCTGTCGAATAAATCGGAGGGGTTATACAGTACGGTGAATATGCTTCTCAAGTGTATTTTCTACTCGGCGGAGCGCAGCCAAATACTTGAGTATAACCCCTGTGTAGGAATATCGGGAAAGGGCGGAAAGCCAGCGAAAAAGAAGGATGCACTGACAGACCAGCAGGTAGAGGTGCTTCTGGATACGGTCCGGGGACTTCCACCTTATCTGTTTATTATGCTCGGCCTGTATTCGGGCCTACGCCGGGAAGAAATCCTTGCACTGCAATGGGACTGTGTATTTCTGGACGAGTCTACGCCTTATATCTCGGTGAGGCGGGCATGGCGCACAGAGCATAACAGGCCCGTGGTTTCTACGGTGCTAAAGACTAAGGCGGCAAAAAGAGATATTCCAATCCCCAAGTGTTTGGTTGATTGCCTGCGGGAAGCCAAGGCAGTCTCCAGATCAGACTATGTGATTGCGGACAGCGAAGGACAGCCTTTAGCTGCATCGCAGTTTCAACGGGTGTGGCAGTATGTAGTCGTCCGGTCCACCAAACCCCGCAATTACTATAAGTATGTGAATGGGCAGAGCATCAAATACACAGTGGAGCCAACGCTGGGTATGACACAGAAGAACAATCCCAATATCCAATATACGCTGGATTTTGATGTTACCCCACACCTGTTACGGCACACTTACATCACGAACCTTCTTTATGCAGGCGTTGATCCCAAGACAGTTCAGTACCTTGCAGGACATGAAAACAGCAAAACAACTATGGACATTTACGCAAAGGTGAAATATAATAAGCCAGAGGAGTTGTTCGAGGTAGTGAACAGCGCGCTTTAA
- a CDS encoding site-specific integrase, with product MAKRKMMIPEYGTVMLNGIEYYRTRIEDADGKLVALYARTPEELYNKETNALEQINNATFHRKSPTVAEYCEKWLLMQSVHVRATTLTDYTSKVRRHIIAELGDKRMGEVSLDDIQLALVPVSKKSASVYKSVVILYKSIFRAAKESRIIDDNPTIYLTTKGGGVPQKDKAALTDDQAARLLDTVQGLPPYVFVMLGLYAGLRREEILALKWDAVYLDGDFPYLAVRRAWHTENNRPVILDELKTKAAERNIPLPTCLAECLKEAKANSTSEYVVANRDGEPLSYTQFKRLWQYIVTRTAKPRMARKLVDGKYVKYMLYPELGEKARNNGHVVYSLDFEVTPHQLRHTYITNLIHSSVDPKTVQYLAGHESSKITMDIYAKVKYNRPDELVRTMGNAFAQWDAVRA from the coding sequence TTGGCAAAAAGAAAAATGATGATTCCAGAATACGGTACAGTGATGCTCAATGGTATTGAGTATTACAGAACAAGGATTGAAGATGCAGATGGGAAGCTCGTAGCCCTTTATGCAAGAACGCCCGAAGAACTTTATAATAAGGAAACAAATGCGTTGGAGCAGATCAACAACGCCACATTCCATCGGAAATCGCCCACGGTTGCAGAATACTGTGAGAAATGGCTGCTGATGCAGTCTGTCCATGTACGGGCAACTACTTTGACGGATTACACCTCAAAGGTCAGGCGGCACATCATTGCGGAATTGGGAGATAAGCGGATGGGAGAGGTTAGCCTGGATGATATTCAGCTTGCGCTTGTCCCTGTCTCAAAAAAATCCGCATCGGTATATAAGTCAGTCGTGATTCTGTATAAATCTATTTTTCGTGCAGCAAAGGAAAGCCGAATCATTGATGATAACCCGACGATTTATCTTACGACAAAAGGTGGCGGCGTTCCGCAGAAAGATAAAGCGGCACTGACAGACGATCAGGCCGCGCGCTTATTGGATACCGTACAGGGACTTCCCCCTTATGTATTTGTTATGCTTGGCCTGTACGCAGGCTTGAGACGTGAAGAAATACTTGCCTTGAAATGGGATGCGGTTTATCTGGATGGAGACTTCCCTTACTTAGCAGTGCGGCGGGCATGGCATACTGAAAATAACAGGCCGGTGATTCTCGACGAATTAAAGACAAAGGCTGCGGAGAGAAATATCCCCCTTCCGACCTGCTTGGCAGAATGTCTGAAAGAAGCAAAAGCAAATTCGACTTCGGAGTATGTGGTCGCAAACCGGGATGGAGAACCTCTGTCTTATACGCAGTTTAAGCGGCTGTGGCAGTATATTGTGACGCGAACCGCGAAACCGAGAATGGCCCGCAAACTGGTGGACGGAAAATATGTGAAGTATATGCTTTACCCGGAGCTTGGAGAAAAGGCCCGAAACAACGGCCATGTGGTTTACAGCTTGGACTTCGAGGTTACACCGCATCAGCTGCGGCACACCTACATCACGAATCTTATTCATTCATCGGTAGACCCCAAAACGGTTCAATATCTGGCAGGCCATGAAAGCAGCAAAATTACCATGGACATCTACGCAAAGGTCAAATACAACAGACCGGATGAGCTGGTCAGAACGATGGGCAATGCATTTGCTCAATGGGATGCTGTACGAGCATAA
- a CDS encoding DNA-binding protein yields MEKLITRKEAAKILGISITTLDAARNNGLISYVQYVQNGCVYFTDMGLQEYIAKCTHRAKPMEKSATYRKPRNAKA; encoded by the coding sequence ATGGAAAAACTGATTACACGAAAAGAAGCTGCCAAAATCTTGGGGATCAGTATTACGACCTTAGATGCAGCCCGTAACAATGGCTTGATTTCTTATGTTCAGTATGTGCAGAACGGTTGTGTATATTTTACTGATATGGGCCTTCAGGAGTATATCGCAAAATGCACACACCGGGCAAAACCTATGGAAAAGAGCGCAACTTACCGCAAGCCCCGGAACGCCAAAGCATGA
- a CDS encoding sigma-70 family RNA polymerase sigma factor: MKKVNLRDLYPDVYKTDAFLEVTDEVQAVFQSDERAEAAYERKMYRYKAQYSLDCENGIENAVLRKLETPEMLLEEKQLREQIYSAVMALPKKQARRIYARYYLGMSVNEIARAEGVDPSRVRDSIRRGLKQLAKYF, from the coding sequence ATGAAGAAAGTCAATCTTCGGGATCTGTATCCCGATGTTTATAAAACCGATGCCTTTTTGGAAGTAACCGATGAAGTACAAGCGGTGTTTCAGTCTGACGAGCGAGCTGAAGCAGCCTATGAGCGAAAAATGTATCGCTATAAGGCGCAGTACTCCCTGGACTGTGAGAATGGAATTGAAAATGCGGTCCTGCGAAAGCTGGAGACGCCGGAGATGCTTCTGGAGGAAAAGCAGCTGCGCGAGCAGATTTACTCCGCCGTGATGGCTTTGCCGAAGAAACAGGCAAGGAGAATTTACGCCCGGTACTATCTGGGGATGAGCGTAAATGAGATTGCCAGAGCCGAAGGCGTAGATCCGAGCCGTGTTCGTGACAGCATCCGGCGTGGGTTGAAACAGTTAGCAAAATATTTTTGA